In Ctenopharyngodon idella isolate HZGC_01 chromosome 2, HZGC01, whole genome shotgun sequence, the following are encoded in one genomic region:
- the dnajc1 gene encoding dnaJ homolog subfamily C member 1: protein MALPEILTLVLFSGLFVIQPLPTLAWDADLELFDLVEEIPQTFYEFLSVNQDASSSEIRKAYRKLSLTLHPDKNKDENAENQFRQLVAIYEVLKDEERRQRYDDILVNGLPDWRQPVFYYRRVRKMSNGELGFLLFLILTVGHYAVIWSIYLEKQLDELLSRKKREKKKKQSSKITEEIKSLGQDKNERSDRPHWHDILPLKLSIWLYYSVKSLPHIIQDVKQYYKDYKEMKVKEKEAEALAEQEMQQKEKRPKVKKPKVEFPVYEPSTNAAFVPAYDQGTSIEDIEDQMDDWLEDKKQQKKKVHEWTEEDLSQLSRCMAKFPGGTPGRWEKIAHELGRSVSEVTTKVKQVKDCVTNTSGLVKLSELKGGAVMGKSSRAVTVPDSLMTQREEPLEQQQQPEDSAELVGAEDSESKALRRRTKKSAPGSTGTGAAEEKVKGRRQRDFDPTAVDDDSEDEKKPSASKEKPSAADDVWTQNQQKLLELALQQYPRGTTERWDKIAKVVPGKTKEECMSRYKLLAELILKRKQAKS from the exons ATGGCTTTGCCCGAGATCCTTACGTTGGTGTTGTTCTCCGGGCTGTTTGTTATTCAGCCATTGCCAACATTAGCATGGGACGCAGACCTGGAGCTTTTCGATCTAGTGGAGGAAATCCCCCAAACCTTCTACGAGTTCCTCTCGGTTAATCAG GATGCATCCTCTTCTGAGATCAGGAAGGCATATAGAAAGCTTTCACTTACGTTACATCCCGATAAAAACAAAGATGAAAATGCAGAAAACCAGTTTCGACAG TTAGTTGCCATTTATGAAGTTCTCAAGGATGAGGAAAGAAGACAAAG ATATGACGACATCCTGGTTAATGGGCTGCCAGATTGGAGACAGCCTGTCTTCTACTATCGACGTGTTAGGAAGATGAGTAATGGAGAGTTGGGCTTCCTCCTTTTCCTCATTCTAACCGTGGGTCACTATGCAGTTATATGGTCCATCTACCTTGAGAAGCAGTTG GATGAACTTCTGAGCaggaagaagagagagaagaagaagaagcaaaGCAGTAAGATAACAGAAGAGATTAAGTCCTTGGGACAGGACAAAAATGAGAG ATCTGACAGGCCACACTGGCATGACATTTTGCCTCTTAAATTAAGCATCTGGTTGTACTATTCAGTGAAGTCTCTCCCTCATATCATACAG GATGTGAAGCAGTATTATAAAGATTATAAGGAAATGAAAGTAAAAGAGAAGGAGGCGGAGGCTCTGGCAGAACAGGAAATGCAGCAGA AAGAAAAACGGCCCAAGGTGAAGAAGCCTAAAGTGGAGTTTCCAGTCTATGAACCCAGTACAAATGCTGCTTTTGTGCCAGCATATGATCAGGGAACATCTATTGAAGACATTGAAGATCAAATGGATGACTGGTTAGAAGACAAAAAACAGCAGAAGAAGAAA GTTCACGAGTGGACAGAGGAGGATCTTAGCCAGCTTTCCCGCTGTATGGCCAAGTTTCCTGGTGGAACGCCAGGCCGGTGGGAGAAGATTGCACATGAGTTAGGCAGATCAGTGTCTGAG GTGACCACAAAAGTAAAGCAAGTCAAAGACTGTGTCACCAATACATCAG GGTTGGTGAAGCTTTCTGAGCTGAAGGGTGGTGCAGTGATGGGAAAGAGCTCCAGAGCTGTCACGGTGCCTGACAGTCTGATGACCCAGAGAGAGGAGCCCTtagagcagcagcagcagccagAGGATTCGGCAGAGCTTGTTGGGGCAGAGGACTCGGAGAGCAAAGCGCTCAGAAGGAGGACAAAAAAGTCTGCACCCGGGAGCACTGGAACTGGAGCAGCGGAGGAGAAGGTGAAAGGACGCAGACAAAGAGACTTCGACCCCACAGCTGTGGATGACGACAGTGAAGATGAGAAGAAACCATCAGCCTCCAAAGAAAAACCCAGTGCTGCTGATGATGTCTGGACACAGAACCAGCAGAAGCTCTTGGAGCTGGCCTTACAGCAATACCCACGTGGCACCACTGAACGCTGGGACAAGATCGCTAAGGTGGTGCCTGGAAAGACCAAG GAGGAGTGCATGTCCCGTTATAAACTCCTGGCGGAGCTGATTCTGAAACGGAAGCAGGCCAAAAG